GGGATAGCGGTTCACCACCTCAATCCTCGCCAGCAGCTCCCGGTCAACGCTGCTCAGGCGAATGGTCCAGAGGAAGTTTGGCACCTGGTCCTGCACCAGGAAGGACTGCGGGAGAGAGCGGGCTGGGGTGAGCCAGGGAGcccccatcctgccccagccctgagccccaggctgagccctgcctcTGAGGGTCCCAGGATGACGTggggagctgtggcagagctcagccctaGCCCTCTTAGCTAACCATGAGGTCATGGATGTCTTCAGAGTCCTCACTGCACTGCTCCTTATCTTCGTTGTCGTCCTcatcttccctttccccctcgTTCTCCTTATCGTGTGCTGTGCACCACGGGTGCTGCAGGGGCTCTGCGGTGCCCAGGGAAGGCTGTGCCCCACCCGGCGGGTtcagcactgcctccccctgctCATCACCGCCACCGCTTGCCCCCCCGTCCGGCTGCTGTTGTCTTTGGTCGGcaggctgctgcttcagctgcttgTGGTTGAGGGGCAGCTTCCTCTCCACCCAGCCCCGGGCACGCAGCAGCCGGCGGATGACGGGGTAGGGGCCGTGCACGGTGAAGATCTTCTTCTCCTGCgggacagcagccagctcagcctgcGCTCCCGGCGCTCCGAGCCGGCTCTGCTGAGCCACAGGGGCACAAATGCCAGCGTGTGCCATCTCGGGGCACTGTGGAACCGAACCCCTCACCTTAATGGCCTTCTCCACACGCAGCCTGGCCTTCCTGAGCCGCTCCGACTCAGCCGCGTACTGCTGGCCATCGTGGTAGCCGATGGTGGCAgctgccacctgccctgtgaGGACAGCCCCGCCTGAGcccgctgtccccgtgtccccagcccacGGGGTGGGCAGGGAGCGGGGAAACATGCTGACCTGTCTGCCTCTGCCTCACCACGTCTGGGGATCCTGCCATGGCATTTCTGGACGTGCCAAGCCTTCTGCCAGCATCCCAGCTGCACTCCAGAGGCTCGGGACGCTGCGCTGTTCCCTTGTCCTTGGCCTGCTGggccaggggcagctggggTGTCAGCTGCTCAGGTACTGCCCCGGCTGAGGGGCTgtgtgcctgcagggctgctctgtcaCGCTGTCCCAGGCCAGCCTGATGGCgaggggagctgtgggtggctctgcctcctccaggCCAAGCAGGTTGTCCTATTCCCCCATCCCTTAGAGACTGCAGTGGgtgtcctgcacaggacacagctTCCTTATTCCATAGCCACCGTGATGCCACAATGCAGGGTGCTCAAAGCAGCCTCAATACACAGGTCCTGGTTCTCCCCTCTTGTGAGGGACTTTGACCACCCTGACAGCTGGAGAGGTGACGCAGCAAAGTACAGACAGTCCAGGAGGTTCCTGGAAAGCTTTGATGATCCCTTCCTGACACAGGTAGTGAGGATCCCACTAGGAATGGTGTGCTGCTCAACCTTGCACTAAGAACCAGGAAAAGCCTCGTTGGACATGTGAAGGCTGTGAACTGTCCTAGGTAACATCCATGACAGAGCTCTGCTAGAAACGCAGTTTTACCTTACAGTATAATTTCTGACTGCtgcttgattttattttgatagCTGCTGTTCAGCAAATTGCCCCTTTGCTTCTCCTTCTTTCAGAGATGTAGTTTCATTTACAATTGTTCACGGGCTCCTTGCCCACACTGCCTTCTATGACTTAACTGAAGCTctactatttttattatttacaatcatctgcagccagcagcagtttTACGCTGGCAGATAAAAATCACACACTGGTCACTCAGTGTTGTTTCACTGTGATTGCCCCCAAGGGATGTGTTACCAAGAACCTCAGTTAACTGGCTGCAGAGGTGGGTCACAATGTTAAACTGGCATCACAGATAGGCCCCTTGGCTCAGGTGCAGGGACTGGGGGGCTCCAGACCTGCTGGAACGtttttctccaggagaatggagaaaaatggatTACAGATTATTATACAGAGATTATTATCCTTTCAAGaaatcagaaggaaaacaagatgCCCCTGTTGGGGTGGAAGCAGCTTCAGGTCTCACACGCACTTTAGAAAATGGATGGGAGAACATGATCAGGAAGCACATGAGGCACTGTGATAGTTCTGGCTGTAAACTCTCTGTGGCCTCTACAGACAACTCAGAACATTGCTGTCTTAGCTAATTACTGAATGCCATCTTCGTATCTACATATCTAGAGTAGAAGGGGAATGTATCTTCCAGGAAGAAGTTTTGAGTTGGGGTGAAGAAAGCCTTAGAAAGCCACACCTTTGCAAAAGATGTGTGTCTCACAATAGTGGCTATTCCATGAAGTATACTGAGCCAGCTCCAAGACTTGGAATCACATGAGGATAAATCTTTTTCCAAACTAAGCCCTCAACAAAAGATTGTGTGTAAGCAACATAATCTATGGAGGAAAAACTTGATATGATTTTCTTTTATGGTAGCTGAGATTTATTTACTGAGCTCTGCACGATTCCTTCCTTGCAAAGGAGTAGCCTTTTACATCTTTGTCTCCTCAAAACACGTGCTGAAGTAGCTTTTTCCAGATGCTGTGCTTATTTCTCAAATTTTCTGTTGAAGAGGGTTGTAAAATCTGCCATGTGACCACAAAGAGCAGCACGTTCACTGAGCAATACTCGCTGTTCTGCAAGCTGCATTGCTGTGGCATCAGGGCTCCATATCTACAAAATAAAGGTTTGTGTAGTTAATGTGGATGGGCCTTTTGCAACAGAGGCACTAGGAAGATACTGTTAGCCAAAGAGAGGCATGTTCTAGCACTCCTTTCCACTGTGAGACATAGAAAAGAAGCAGTGTGGCCACCCAGCAGAAGAGAGGTCAACAACGCGTGTGTGTACAAACAGAGCATTCTCTTGTTGTCACTTCCAATCTCTATCATGCCATGGACTCAGATTACAGATAATGTGGGAAAGAAGATCTTAAggtaattatttaaaattactgaCTCGGGCTCACGATCCTCAGAGTGGAAAATAGTAATTAGCTGTAGAGTCATCAGCTATGTAGCCTCAGTCCTCTGAGACCATTGTAGAAACTAGCATAAATCAGGGTTAGGGAAATGataaacaaactccaaacacaACTGCTTAGCCAGCAGTggcattcttttccttttcaaggagggggaaaaaatacaaaaattaccTCACTGTGATTATGTTGTTCTGTTTCTCAGTTATTTCTAAGCGTGTATGACAAGGCCTGGACAGAAAAGTTGTATTTCCACTATTCCAACTCTAGGTAGCAAATATTTAGTGTGCTGTAATCCATCTAGTTCAGTAACTGTCACTGCCAAAAGTCATCATATGATAACTAATCAACAGGGCAAGTTAGAAGTTGGCGCCCATGCTATGCAAATAGATTCCTATCTTTTAAAAGCCGGAGTATAAAAATACGTGTCATAAATGtagtttcatttttattttaaagtgtggTTCACTTTAATCCAATTTAAAAATCCGATAAGAGATTTTGatatataaaacaaatatttgattTCCACAAACAtatgtcatatatatatatatatatatatatatatatatatttgtgtcaTTATAAATTATACATCCACAAACTCATTAATTTACTCTTGCTTGGTGGCAACCTCTCTACGTTGTGTCACATGATCTCTAAGCTAGATGAATGCTTGGATTGTTCTGGGTTTTGATCTCAGCAAGAGATCAAAAGTCACCATGGAACTGCAcccctgttttgctgctgtaCGTACTTTCCTGGGTCTGAAGGAGAtgtcatttttgtcttctctCGGTGCCAAGGATTGCCAATAAGCAGAACTGTCCTTACGGGAACTCTTTGGCTTTTCAGGAACAGCTTCTTCCTCAGGTGGCGGAGATCCATCTGGAGACTGAAGGGGAAGAAGGTACCAATTTTACCAATACATCATGTTCACAAGCAAGGCATGCATCCTGCATCTTCTGATGCTCTGCTACAATGCTTACTGGGAGGGTATTTTTCTTAATCTCTTAAGAACCTGTTTCTGTCaaagctgattttttaaaatcaaaaattGCAAGGGCCACCCTTTTGAAAGGTAAAAGGCACCTCTCTTCCTTGGGCACTAAAACATTAACTGCTCTTTGTGACTCCCAAGACAGTCACCTTGTACCACTGGTGATCCCATCCTTTTCCAAGTGAGGAATGAACGGGCACCTAAGGTTgccttcctcctgcctctgaAAGTCCTGTGCTGTCCCTGACATTCAAAACCTTTGTGCAAGGGGATGCCAGCATTTAGCTACTGAGACACATTTACTGCACTGTCCAGGGCAGCTGAAGGACACCTCCAGCCACACAGATACAATTTCAACTTCTCCCTAAATAGCAAGCTGCATGCGACTAAAAGTGCCACTGGTGAATCAGGAAGGTCTCATCCACAGGAGGAGAAGCCAGACGTGGGCATGGAGGCTGGTGTCAGCTTGGGAATAGGGCAATGCTGAGCTGCTCAAGACTCCCAGAGGGTGCAggaaaaacatgaagaaataaaacaggCAAACATCAGTGTGGGATTTGAGAAACAACACTTAGGTAAATAGTGGAAGAGGAAAGATATGgcataaaatggaaaataggAAGTTAGCAAGCCTGGTATTCTCTCAGTGAGTTCAACTAGGAGAATAAAAAACCTTTTAACCAGTTTCAAGGGTATTGCTCTTATCTTGTGAAAAAAGAGGTTCTCCCTTTAAGAAATTATGGTTACCAGTTGTTCAGTGTTTACCACAACAGAGCGGGATGAGCACATCCttcaggaggagggaaaaagaaaaggaaatttctgtCTATGTCCGTTAGTGATACAGGACATCATTCTGATGTGTGTCTGTGGAAGACATGAAGTTTGTCTAATTAGCAAGACAAATTTCAACCAATGAACAAGTTCTAATGCTCACAAGAACAGTATGAGCATCTGAAAATCCTCACTTTAACAAAGCTGCCCAAGTTACAGTGTTAGAGAGGAATGGATAGCAAAGAATGAATGAAAGCAACTCCCTGCTAACTATTAGCAAGTCAGTCCTTTGTTACCATCTCTCATACCTCTGTTTTCACAGATTTCGGTGGCTCTGGTGGTTTTGCCTTCCCacctttgctttgctttgcttgctttgcttcttctttttctcGTTCTTCTGCCAAAAATTTCAGTTGATTTTCAAGCAGTTCAATTATTGCAGCATCTTCAAATATTTCAGCTAGATCAAGAGCACTCCttcctgtatttaaaaaaataaatacctgtGTAAACCATGAAAAGTAACTTTGGCACTGGTTTTTTGCAGCTGGACAATCAACTGAATTTAATATGGCCAGTATTTTATTACCCATCCCATATGCCAGCAACGTGCCTGACATTGGTGTGAGGACCAGTGGTCATCAGCACTGCTTGCAGAAATAAGACCTGGCAGACACCAGCCCTAAAACTCATTTTACAGGAATATTGCAGGAATTCTTATATTGCTTGCTTTGCTCTTAATGTTCTGCCATTTGCAGCTTAATACACTGGTCCACAGGTTGTCATTTTGATCTCTGAGAGCTGAGAGCATTTAGCACTAGGAGATGGTCTGCATTCCTGaccttgtgctgtgctggctaTCTCCTTCTGCCTCTGCTTGCTCTGTGGCTGGCAAGGGAAAGCCCTCTGATGGAAATGAACAGCTTCAGTGcttaatgaaggaaaaaatctgtCCTGGTTCTTATGAGACTCTGGCTGTAAAGTATCTGTGAGACTGCACTGCTGTGTGAATCACAACTCCACATGATATAAGGAATAAGGAATACACGTCCCTTCTACAAGCAGGGTTTCACCACTAGACATTTTGGCAAAGAAAGTCTCATTGTGTAGCAATGCTGCTTCCTATGTTAGAGCAAGAGCTTGAAAGATGATGCATGTGAACTTTTCAATTACTCTGGAGACAGTGGAAATAACTCTGAAGGAGGGATCTGCTGTGAGGAGGTAACTCTTCAGTATCAGCTCAGATTTGGTTTTCtgttaagtatttttttctcaggaGTTATATCTACACGTAGAGCAGCAAGGAAGTCCTTTAACCAGCGCTGCCTGTGCCTCAAAATAAATCACTTAAATGAGTGGCAGACTATACTCTGAGCCACAGCTGAAATCCAATTTTCCCTCAAATAATAATAACTAGATAGAATGTTTTCATTAAAGCCACTTATAACTCTGTATGTATCTTGTGAGGAGTAACAGTCTCCTGAATTGAGTAATTATTCATGTTACTTCATTTTCTAGAGATGCAAAGTCCAAGAAAGCCTTTTTTCAATAATTATTCCAGACTGGAGAAAACTAACTGAACCTATTCCTTCATCCCAATCCTGACAGCAACCCTAAACACAGAACAGTTCTCCCAGTGTTCCAGGTGTTTTTAATAGAGAATCAGCCTGTTTTGGAGACATTGCTATTTACCATTGCTGTTTAAAGCCTCGACGTCAGCACCTGCAGTGATTAAGAAATAGACCATGTCCAGCCTGCAGGCCTCAACGGCTCTCATCAGCGGGGTGGCCTCGCCTATCGACGGGGCATTGACGGCTGCTCCAGCCTTCACCAGCACCTCAGCGATGTCCAGGTGTCCGTTGTAGCAGGCATGGTGCAGAGGGGTCCACAGGAAGTTGTCTGTTGCATTCACATCAGCCCTGCACAGGGTAAGAGcggctgtggcagctggagctgttgggtgcctgcaggaacagccccagctccccggGCAATCAGCTGCAACTGCCCGCTGCAGTGGCATATTCAGTGTAAAGAGCTATTTTCATATGGCTATTCTGAACCTGTTTCAGTCCCTGAACTTGGCATGGAATAGTAATTGTAAGTGTGCCTGGGTGCTGCTCATGTCTCCCCCTAAGCCATCAGTGTCCTTCACATGGAGCTTTTCACGGGTACAGCAAAAAACACAGGCATTCAAACACCTTAGTCCTGTAAAAGGCTGCTTGTGCTCCAGCTTCACCGAGAATGGCAGAAAGCAGATTCAGGAACTCAAAAAGTTCCCTTCTGGGCCAAGAACAAGTGCTACAGGACATGTGGCAACACTGCAGAACTCGCCTGCACGAGAGGGAAGTGTTCACCTGTCCTTTTGGTGTTGCTGCCCTCTGCCTTCTCCATTCCTCTGCACTGGCTCCTCCCTTTGTCAAACGAGTTACACAAGGTCTGCCTTGGGAGTCTGAGCTCTGAAAAGCCATTCAGCTACTGTGCTGCTGGGCTAGGACCTGCTTCTGCTCCCAAATTAAACCTGGGATGCTCTGCAGAAATCAAGGGCTAGTTCATGGGAGGTCCCTGGACAAAACTGAGAGGAAAAGCATTACCAGCCCTAGAGGTCCTGAAGGGAGTTAGGGACACTGTCCCACTTACTTGGTGGACAAAAAGCTGCTGTCTTCCcaaaaaagaaggaggaaggaagaaagaagaaagattgTGAAGGAAGCTGCTTCCAGGGATAGCTGTTTGCTCTTCAGGTCAGATGATTGTCTAAATAAAAGCACAGATTCATCTGTTCTTCTTCCcttgtttaaatttttaatcttttttcagAATTCTATCTTTGATGAGATCTTAGCACAGTAAATTCCCTGACCTACCACGTTTATCTCTCTTATCTTTCAGTCACTAAGTGTTATGGTTTATTTGTAGGCAGTTTCCATTTGTTTTAATTCTCATTAAAATGAGCTTCTTCAGTTATTTCACTTTCTCTCAACGCAACCTCTTTGCCTGCACTCAGACTCTGTCTGCCCCCGAACCCTTTTTCCTAACTTCATCCTATCAGAAAGAAACCAGTCAGTGGGAACAGGGACAATGCagcactgaatttaaaaattccttggCATTTTCTGCCCATCAAGCACAGAATTTCCCATCAGACCAAATTTCATTTACTTCTAATTCTTTCTGAAGGAAGATAGAAAGTAGATACCaccaatttaattttaaacataatAAATGTTAACAATTTAGCTGgataaatgttttgttttgtattcaATATGGATTTGTGGTTCTGTACTGAAAAGGTTATATTATAAAAGGTATTTGAATGCCTGTGCTAAACTGCAAGCCCATGATGCTGAGAGATGCAAACCTAAATGCTACTGATAACTTTCCATTTTCGTTTCTGTctattgaaaaaaatctcaaaactgGTACTATTTATTCAAGCTAAGTTACTGTGTTTCTAGGTCTTATTGTTAAATAGGATGTGACTCCAGTGCTGTCTGCTGAGGCTTGGGAAAAGGAGTAGAGATTAATCTGGTGGATTAATTTGGTAGCTCCTACACCTTTATCTTCTGAAAACCTGAATATACACATTACCCAATTTTCCATATGCTCTAGGAATGTCAGTGTAATTACCAGCGTGTGGAAAGATCCATTTGCTGTTAGTCTTTGCAGGAACCAGAGCAATGACTACAGCCCCTTTCCCTGATATATTAATATTAACATGAATTCTATCTATGCATAGTAGAGAGAGAACAGAGTTAACGTAAATATCTTTGGAAAATGTTCATTTAAGCAATTATGTGAAGGACTGTAGGAGCACAGCAGTGTGACAATAAGAGATTATGCTATTACACAAGTATGACTGAATCTTTTtgaaattgctttcatttttaaggTGTCATTGAGATTTTTCACAAGTGTGTCTGCGGGCTACAGAGTTGCTGAAGCACTTCTAAAATGAGGAGCAGGCTAATTAGTAACAGGGGCTTCTGATGTAAATCCTGCTGCTTCAGCCTGcctcagctgcagaggaaagTGGAGATTTAAACCAGGCATGTGGAACAGGAAAGTCCAGGATTACCTCAATGATTTCAGTCAAGTCCTTCAAGTTAGATTTCCCCAAAATAATTTCCCAGTTTTGAGAGTTTGCTTGTGAGGATGTACTACTTGATGCACTACTACTTGGGTATGAACCCCTGCTGCTGACCAAATATCAACGGCCCAGACACCAACAATTGCAGTCCTGGGGAACTTGTCTCTTGGTTGTTTTCATTTCCATGCtactaaaatatgaaaaataataaacttaCCCCTGTGACTTGAGATCTTAGGGAAGTAACTTTAATGTTGTGTAAGCAAAAAACAAACCGTAGCCTTTTGCATCCAAATATTCAGTGGACATTTATGCTTTTGAAAGCCTTCCCAAAATAGCAATTAAATTGAAATTATCTTACCCCTTTTCCAGAAGAAACTCCACAAGAACTATGTTGCCAATTGCACACGCAACCATCAAAGGTGTTTTGTAATATATATCTTTCATGTCTACTGGCACGCCCTGGTCGAAGGCTCTCTGCAGAGACACAAAGTCTCCTTCTCTGACCAGGTAGTTGATATCCATGAGGGTTTTACCGGGCTCCTCCATGTACCAGGCACGGTCATCGAACACGGGGTGGGCGGCGTGGAGGGCGCGTTTGAATCGCCGCTCCTCGGGGATGGTGGGGACAGCCTCCACCATGCAGGTAGGGAGGCCATCTTCCCTGAGGGGGCGTTCACTCTGGGGCACTACACACACTGGCACAGGGAGGCCTTTCTTGCCTCTCCTTCTCGGtggcttcttcttcttctttggtTTGGGCCCAAAGGATGAGAGCAGAAAGGTTTTCTGCAGGTATCTtgagcctttaaaaaaatcatccagGCTGATCTTGTCAGAAGATACTTCATGCTTTCTAGCAAGAATTTCTATTTGTTCCTGATCCACGGTGCCCCAGTGCTTCCGAATGACTGCCATGAAATCTCTTTTGGATACTATCCCCTCGTCTTCTTCATCAATCTCAAACTCCTTGCGGATGGCTTCCTCGTGCTGCAGGGACCAGTCGTACACCTTCAGGTACCAGTCAAGGGTCTTATCTGGCTTCCTTGAGGCTTTTTCAGCTTTGCGCAGCACTGTTACTGCTGCTTTGAACCCACCGCCCTTGGCAACATCCCTTGCGGTCAGCTTTAACAAGTTGGTCCATGTAGGATCACAGCCTAGAAATATGGACACAGTATGGCTAATAGTGCAGTGGAATTCCTACTTTTATAATATAAGAAACTTGTAATACACAGGCAACTCGTGGCGACGGCCTAGAATTTTATATAAGTAGCAGTGGTAGGTGGAACCACATCACTGATCCCAGGCTGGAAGGTCACCCACATGTCCATATATTTTTCCAAAGGGAGAAGCATTGAGCAGCCTGTATTTATTTATCCACCCATGAATATGTATAAAGAGAAGTTCAGTGGAAACTTTACATTTTTACTTGAAGTGGTGAGCAAGGTTAAGAAGCAAAATAAGATTAAGGTGTCATTTATTTCTATATCCCAACATTACAATTTGGCAATGGATCACAAGAACAGGATGTGGGATTTTGCATGGTGCTCTTGGATCAAAGCTTGAAGTGCAATGATCATCTGATCAAGTCAGGAAAGGATCACAGCTGCTTCAGGGCATGTTTCAATACCCATGGGTATGAAATTTTCCTCATGACTgcacagagatttttttaaaatgatcaTCAaatcaaaaatgtattttctattgGAAGTTTCAATACAATACATCTAAACCCAACTAAACCCAGAACCACCTAATACTGTCCAACACTAAGTTATACAACCTCCTgatgtttctgctgctttctttgagAAATGTTTTCTCATCCACATGAGGTAAGAAGGTTAGGCCCTTCTGAATAAGATTTTCGCCACAGGATACCCAAATCCTTCAGAGATACCCAAATGAAATCTTTCCTTTAGCACAGAAATAGAATACAGATAATAGTTGTGAAGTAATTTAGTTTTCATGTACCTCTTTGTCCTATATACCTGCAGCAGTCTGTAAATCCTCCCTCTGCAGCATAATGAAGTGGTGTGTTACCATTCATAGCAACCAGTTTCAAGTCTGCACCATAACCTGAAATAATCGCCAGAAtctagaaaaacaaacagagccCCACCAAAAATCTTGTCTGTTCTTAACATGTGAAAATGTAAGATTGATTTACAAATAAATGCAATATATGACATTCCCATTCTAATAACGAAGTTCTCTCCCATGTCCAGCTGGTCAATGCACATATAACATTAATGTTTTCTATAGCATTATGCTTATTCAACTGATGAAACAGAAACCTTGTGTAATTGTAGACACCAAGGACAATCTTCTTGCCAGCTCACTGTGAACCCCTGTCTGGCCTATCACTGCTGGAATCCCTCTGATGCTCACAAAGAATCTGCTTTTGATTACTGATCATTATGCTTTGATCAGCTGAGATAACagactcaaaaaaaccccaacaaaagcACACTCCAAAAGCCCAAAGCAAAGCCCTGTAACAACAAAAAACGCAGCCAGGTTTGGCTTTGCAGCAGTGCTTTCACAGCAGAAATGTGAATACCTCAAGGAAGCCTCCTTTGGCCGCGAAGTGCGCGGCGCTGTGCCTGTCGAAGTCGAAGAGGTTCACGTTGgctcccctctgcagcagagccagcaccaCGTCTGCCGCGCCCTCGCGAGCCGCCTCCATCACCGCCGTGCGCCCCGTGGCCTGcggcagcacagagcactcaCACTGGGAGcccccaaaacacagcctggcAGCCTCACAGGGACCTGCAGGTGAGCCTTCAGAGCCTACTCATAATAGGGCTGCCAGCACCTCAAGTACATTGAAGGCTTGAGTCCCTTCAATAATGCCCAATCTATTGCTTAGTTAAGGAGTCCTGGATTCTATGGGCATCTTCTCATGTATATTTACAACATCTAACTCATCTAACACCTCAGATTACAAAAGCAGGAGCATGAGGAGCTATGGCTGGGGAAGGCAAAGCCATGGTTCTGTGAGGCAAAGTTCACTCGATTACATTAATATTGTCTTTTCCTAGATAGTAATGTTTGCTTTGGATAACTCCAAGGGAAAGCCTGAGCTTCTTGATTTATCAACAGCACAGAGCTTCAGTGTTTCAGGTCTTTGTTAAATTAGGGAGCAAACAAATAAACGATTAGGATatacaaaagagaagaaagtttCTCATGCCTTGTTCCTGCCTTGATTGCTCATCAGATTTTCCCTACCTTTTAGCGAATATTCACTAAAATAACTTACCTTTTAATGAATACTATTTCAACTCTGAAAATCTAAGGACACATCAAGGCAAATACAAATCAGCAGTGCTCCACTGAAGTACAGTGAACTGCAGCTCCTAAAAGCTGATACAGTTACATGaaagtttggggaaatatttgCACTCTAAACctacaaaaatcaaaaaaaaaaaatttaaatccgTCTCCTCCAAAAAAGGGTGGTACAGAAGAGGGGAAGAGGTATGGCCACCTAGTTAAGCAATTTTCACTGCTTTATTATGTTAATGTGAGGATTTAAGGTCATGTACTCTGCTCTATACTCCTGTATCTGTTCTTAGCTACAGAAAGGCTCATACCGGGTCTCTTGCATGGGGATTCGCTCCTTTCTCCAAGAAAATGAGGCACATATCTTTAACCTCATGAGCATGCTCACAGGCTTCTAGAAGCAGAGACCTCCCAGTCGTGGTACAGCTGTTGACATCTGCACCATAATCCAAGGCAATCTCCAGGCAGTGGGTATGGCGAACTGTAGGTACAAGGcagtaaaacaaaacacctGCAAAGGAAACCAGTGGGGGTTAGGGTGGAAAAGGAAATTACCAGAAGGGTTGTGAGGCTGTGAGCTTCACAGCTGACCAGTCTGCAACAGAGACCCCTTCACTGAGGGTGAAGCCATGCAAGAAAAGATTTCTACTTCAGAGACTTTACCTGAGGAGAAAGCCAGAGCTCAGTATGTCACAGGCCATGGGAGGAATGTGATTCTCAATTATAAGTTACctctcagctctctgctggggAGACATGATTTAATGGCCTCGACTCTTCAGGaggaattattttcattttcatcaaAGCTGTAATGGCCAACAGCTTCTGTTGGGCTGTAAGGATAACCCTcaagcacagctcctctccACAGACAGACACATCACATGTAATAAGTGTGCCACACAGTTAAGGGATTGCTTTATGGTACCTCCTTCTCACTCACCTTTCCCTTCATTATCCCCAGCAGTCATG
This window of the Ammospiza nelsoni isolate bAmmNel1 chromosome 3, bAmmNel1.pri, whole genome shotgun sequence genome carries:
- the ANKEF1 gene encoding ankyrin repeat and EF-hand domain-containing protein 1; amino-acid sequence: MLPVDKRLLNLQIYKLLQCVHKKDKKQIENLTQKGFPDLINYTEPKEGYSALHVATMKNDIEMCRFLLEHGASPNVHDNMGCTPAMKAAEQGFEAILELLATAKADMTAGDNEGKGVLFYCLVPTVRHTHCLEIALDYGADVNSCTTTGRSLLLEACEHAHEVKDMCLIFLEKGANPHARDPATGRTAVMEAAREGAADVVLALLQRGANVNLFDFDRHSAAHFAAKGGFLEILAIISGYGADLKLVAMNGNTPLHYAAEGGFTDCCRYIGQRGCDPTWTNLLKLTARDVAKGGGFKAAVTVLRKAEKASRKPDKTLDWYLKVYDWSLQHEEAIRKEFEIDEEDEGIVSKRDFMAVIRKHWGTVDQEQIEILARKHEVSSDKISLDDFFKGSRYLQKTFLLSSFGPKPKKKKKPPRRRGKKGLPVPVCVVPQSERPLREDGLPTCMVEAVPTIPEERRFKRALHAAHPVFDDRAWYMEEPGKTLMDINYLVREGDFVSLQRAFDQGVPVDMKDIYYKTPLMVACAIGNIVLVEFLLEKGADVNATDNFLWTPLHHACYNGHLDIAEVLVKAGAAVNAPSIGEATPLMRAVEACRLDMVYFLITAGADVEALNSNGRSALDLAEIFEDAAIIELLENQLKFLAEEREKEEAKQAKQSKGGKAKPPEPPKSVKTESPDGSPPPEEEAVPEKPKSSRKDSSAYWQSLAPREDKNDISFRPRKIWSPDATAMQLAEQRVLLSERAALCGHMADFTTLFNRKFEK